The proteins below are encoded in one region of Amycolatopsis magusensis:
- a CDS encoding ABC transporter permease, with protein sequence MTVTESAPPAAPRRGRRLAGRSLNEIGLLAAIIVLYLALGSSAAGFFSLDNQLGILRDAATVGIAAWGVTLVIIAGEIDISIGPAVAFSSVLVAKAAAEWGLGLGAAIGVTLLAGLAWGGLAGWLRARFDVPSFIATLGVWSALGGLGLYLTDALPVVLPENGLLTVLGGSILGIPTPAIVMVILFFVFAYVARYTAYGRSVYAIGGNAPAARMAGVNLSRIRILLFATTGLLSAITGILLAARLGSGNGGAASGLEFDVIAAVVIGGTALAGGRGTMLGTLLGVGFITVIGNGLVLLGVDSFLQNVIRGVIIVVAVLVNVIITKRARATRES encoded by the coding sequence ATGACCGTCACCGAATCCGCGCCACCGGCGGCGCCGCGGCGTGGCAGGCGCCTGGCCGGGCGCTCGCTGAACGAGATCGGGCTGCTCGCCGCGATCATCGTGCTCTACCTCGCCCTCGGCAGCAGCGCGGCCGGCTTCTTCAGCCTGGACAACCAGTTGGGCATCCTGCGTGACGCGGCCACCGTGGGCATCGCGGCCTGGGGCGTCACCCTGGTGATCATCGCCGGCGAGATCGACATCAGCATCGGCCCGGCGGTGGCCTTCTCCTCCGTGCTGGTCGCCAAGGCCGCCGCCGAATGGGGCCTCGGCCTCGGCGCGGCGATCGGGGTGACCCTGCTCGCCGGGCTGGCCTGGGGCGGGCTCGCCGGCTGGCTGCGTGCCCGGTTCGACGTGCCCTCGTTCATCGCCACCCTCGGCGTGTGGAGCGCATTGGGCGGCCTGGGCCTCTACCTGACCGACGCGCTTCCGGTGGTGTTGCCGGAGAACGGGCTGCTGACCGTGCTCGGCGGCTCGATCCTCGGCATCCCCACGCCGGCGATCGTCATGGTCATCCTCTTCTTCGTGTTCGCCTACGTCGCGCGCTACACCGCCTACGGCCGCTCGGTCTACGCGATCGGCGGCAACGCCCCGGCGGCGCGGATGGCGGGGGTGAACCTGTCGCGGATCCGGATCCTGCTGTTCGCCACCACGGGCCTGCTGTCCGCGATCACCGGGATCCTGCTGGCCGCCCGGCTCGGCTCCGGCAACGGCGGCGCCGCCTCCGGCCTGGAGTTCGACGTGATCGCCGCCGTGGTGATCGGCGGGACCGCGCTCGCCGGCGGCCGTGGCACCATGCTCGGCACGCTGCTCGGCGTCGGGTTCATCACCGTCATCGGCAACGGGCTGGTGCTGCTCGGCGTGGATTCGTTCCTGCAGAACGTGATCCGCGGGGTGATCATCGTGGTCGCCGTGCTGGTGAACGTGATCATCACCAAGCGGGCCCGTGCGACGAGGGAGAGCTGA
- a CDS encoding sugar ABC transporter ATP-binding protein, with protein sequence MSDDAVVRIEGLTRHYPGVRAMTGASLTLRPGEVRALLGRNGAGKSTLIRVLSGVERADAGTVTVGGEELGAGGVRRATELRISTVHQELSLVSELSVAENLFLGRWPRRGGAVDHAAMRSAAVEVFGRLGVRIDPDAAVGALPLAHRQLVEIARAVRERPRLLILDEPTSALAAEEVDVVLDTVTRIAGEGVAVLYVSHRLEEIRRIARSATVMRDGRVVDTVDMDDADTDKIVSLMLGDTADAVTRPPSRTVDRSGVPLLSVRGLAVPPKVLDVSFDLHAGEILGLGGLMGSGRTEVLRTIAGFDPASGGTVAVEAREIPRPTAAAMKRLGIGMTPEDRKHEGVVPLLGVDENLVLSRFGTVRSGPTIRPGRVRRAAERLIARLSIAAATPDTPIVNLSGGNQQKAVIGRWLHAGSRILLLDEPTRGVDVQAKAEIYDLVRELADAGNAIVFVSGELEELPLVCDRVLVLRGGRVAGELTGADLTTDSVLSAAMAA encoded by the coding sequence GTGAGCGACGACGCCGTTGTCCGGATCGAGGGCTTGACCAGGCACTATCCCGGCGTCCGGGCGATGACCGGCGCCAGTCTGACGCTGCGGCCCGGCGAGGTCCGCGCGTTGCTCGGCCGCAACGGCGCGGGCAAGTCCACCCTGATCCGGGTGCTGTCCGGGGTGGAACGCGCCGACGCGGGCACCGTCACCGTCGGTGGTGAGGAACTCGGCGCGGGCGGTGTCCGCCGGGCCACCGAGCTGCGGATCAGCACCGTGCACCAGGAGCTGAGCCTGGTTTCCGAACTGTCCGTGGCCGAGAACCTGTTCCTCGGACGCTGGCCTCGGCGCGGGGGAGCGGTCGACCACGCCGCGATGCGCTCGGCCGCCGTGGAGGTGTTCGGCAGGCTCGGCGTCCGGATCGATCCGGACGCCGCGGTCGGCGCGCTCCCGCTGGCCCACCGGCAGCTGGTCGAGATCGCCCGTGCCGTCCGTGAACGACCGCGGCTGCTGATCCTCGACGAGCCGACCAGCGCGCTCGCGGCCGAGGAGGTCGACGTCGTGCTCGACACCGTCACCCGGATCGCGGGCGAGGGCGTCGCCGTGCTCTACGTCAGCCACCGGCTCGAGGAGATCCGGCGGATCGCCAGGAGCGCGACGGTGATGCGTGACGGCCGGGTGGTCGACACCGTGGACATGGACGACGCCGACACGGACAAGATCGTCTCGCTGATGCTCGGCGACACGGCCGACGCCGTGACCCGCCCGCCGTCGCGCACGGTGGACCGCTCCGGCGTGCCGCTGCTGTCGGTGCGCGGGCTGGCGGTCCCGCCGAAGGTGCTCGACGTGTCCTTCGACCTGCACGCGGGGGAGATCCTCGGCCTCGGCGGGCTGATGGGCTCCGGGCGCACCGAGGTGCTGCGCACGATCGCCGGGTTCGACCCGGCTTCCGGTGGCACCGTCGCGGTCGAGGCCAGGGAGATCCCCCGGCCGACCGCCGCGGCGATGAAGCGCCTCGGCATCGGGATGACCCCGGAGGACCGCAAGCACGAAGGCGTCGTGCCGCTGCTCGGGGTGGACGAGAACCTGGTGCTGTCCCGGTTCGGCACCGTCCGCTCCGGACCCACCATCCGGCCGGGCCGCGTGCGGCGAGCCGCCGAACGGCTGATCGCCCGGCTGTCCATCGCCGCGGCCACCCCGGACACGCCGATCGTCAACCTCAGCGGCGGCAACCAGCAGAAGGCCGTGATCGGCCGCTGGCTGCACGCCGGCAGCCGGATCCTGCTGCTCGACGAACCCACCCGCGGTGTCGACGTGCAGGCGAAGGCCGAGATCTACGACCTGGTCCGCGAACTGGCCGACGCGGGCAACGCGATCGTCTTCGTTTCCGGCGAGCTCGAGGAACTGCCGCTCGTGTGCGACCGGGTGCTCGTGCTGCGCGGCGGGCGCGTCGCCGGCGAGCTGACCGGTGCCGACCTGACCACCGATTCCGTGCTGTCCGCCGCGATGGCGGCCTGA